One genomic window of Campylobacter fetus subsp. fetus includes the following:
- a CDS encoding rhodanese-like domain-containing protein yields the protein MNIPNENIVDIRLPSEWMEYGILEGSKLITYENASGKINPMFVRLVEQHFKKDDEFYLMCATAKRSKAALKLLQNNGFKNVKEIKGGAYYYEKMGAKFEKFAL from the coding sequence ATGAATATACCAAATGAAAATATAGTAGATATAAGACTTCCTAGCGAATGGATGGAGTACGGAATTTTAGAGGGTTCAAAACTCATTACTTATGAAAATGCAAGCGGAAAGATAAATCCTATGTTTGTACGCTTGGTGGAGCAGCATTTTAAAAAAGACGATGAGTTTTATCTTATGTGTGCGACCGCCAAAAGATCAAAAGCTGCTTTAAAACTACTGCAAAACAATGGTTTTAAAAATGTTAAAGAGATAAAAGGCGGCGCTTATTACTACGAAAAAATGGGTGCTAAATTTGAAAAGTTTGCACTTTAA
- a CDS encoding MlaD family protein: MENKNSYFIAGLFFCIVLAMLTFFVLYMNIKGNEGETRYYYIETKELPNGIKNDSQVRFIGVPAGIVKDIYFSDPKSATIEIKMSLKKDLPIKRDSVAVVEVQGISGIAYINISKGSDSAEVFSPNDKPSIKMGQGLLAKIGDSAINLGSRIDASLSKIDRALSDENLNNLSNSIASLNTILSNLAKVSNEQNSNNINKLLENSVAISNRVSAIKFEELNKNAADFLNIAKKSAKSFEDTQTLLMSKLSSGEYDFKSFLTPTLSATNDTLLQLDSLIMELKNTLFRLEDNPYEFFFKDTSGDKK; this comes from the coding sequence ATGGAAAATAAAAACTCATATTTTATAGCTGGACTATTTTTTTGTATAGTTTTGGCTATGCTTACATTTTTCGTATTATATATGAATATCAAAGGCAATGAAGGAGAAACTCGTTACTATTACATAGAAACAAAAGAGCTTCCAAACGGTATAAAAAATGACTCTCAAGTACGTTTTATAGGTGTGCCTGCCGGTATCGTCAAAGATATATATTTCAGCGATCCAAAATCAGCCACCATAGAGATAAAAATGAGTCTCAAAAAAGATCTTCCTATCAAACGAGATAGCGTTGCAGTAGTAGAAGTCCAAGGAATCAGCGGTATAGCTTATATAAATATAAGTAAAGGTAGCGATAGCGCGGAAGTATTTTCGCCAAACGATAAACCTAGTATCAAAATGGGACAAGGCCTACTAGCCAAAATAGGCGATAGCGCCATAAATTTAGGAAGTCGTATAGACGCTAGTTTATCAAAGATTGATCGTGCACTTTCTGATGAAAATTTAAATAACTTAAGCAACTCCATCGCTTCTTTAAACACTATTTTATCAAACCTAGCAAAAGTCTCTAATGAGCAAAACTCAAACAATATAAACAAGCTTTTAGAAAACTCTGTTGCTATCTCAAATAGAGTATCGGCTATTAAATTTGAAGAATTAAACAAAAATGCAGCCGATTTTTTAAACATAGCTAAAAAAAGCGCAAAGAGTTTTGAAGATACTCAAACTCTACTAATGAGCAAGTTATCAAGCGGTGAATACGATTTTAAGTCTTTTTTAACTCCGACTCTCAGCGCTACAAACGATACTCTTTTGCAGCTAGACTCCCTTATTATGGAGCTTAAAAACACGCTTTTTAGACTAGAAGACAACCCTTATGAATTTTTCTTTAAAGATACTTCAGGAGATAAGAAATGA
- the ybeY gene encoding rRNA maturation RNase YbeY, with protein MIICNDSYPSVLDKIADMLTKAEVELVFVSNEEMREINRDKRGMDKTTDVLSFPLTYVPHFPIGSIVINTDLASSKALELGHSTDDEIALLFTHGLLHILGFDHENDDGEMRRKEISIMEHMGLPKSLIVRNGC; from the coding sequence ATGATAATTTGCAATGATAGCTATCCTTCTGTTTTAGATAAGATAGCCGATATGCTCACAAAAGCCGAAGTCGAGCTTGTATTTGTAAGCAATGAAGAGATGAGAGAGATAAATAGAGATAAAAGAGGTATGGACAAAACTACAGATGTTCTTAGCTTCCCGCTTACTTACGTACCTCATTTCCCTATAGGTTCTATAGTTATAAATACAGATCTAGCTTCTAGCAAGGCTCTTGAGTTAGGTCACAGCACAGATGATGAAATAGCACTTCTTTTTACTCACGGACTACTTCATATACTAGGATTCGATCATGAAAACGACGATGGAGAAATGAGGCGCAAAGAGATAAGTATAATGGAGCATATGGGCTTACCAAAGAGCCTCATCGTAAGAAACGGCTGCTAG
- a CDS encoding AI-2E family transporter: protein MNDLNFKNNLNSQSRHPTNRLFFGFFILFLLCWVLFLFQSYLLTISIGVLLAVATSNIQNAFLRFTNGKAALSAAITTLFLCTVFFLPLIYAVIEIVKNAANFDIKSISHTIDYIKNFDLKLPQALSFLEPKIKELIAGIDLPTLIRKVLSYAKGSLEKSANFLIDISFIMLFLFFSHFYANFFKSYIKKVSPIAKYELEAIFSEVANTMSVVFYSTIANMILQGFLFAIIASFYGFDGLLFGVLFAFSSLIPVVGGALVYIPLSVFEFSLGDTKAAIIILVYSIVVISTLADNFVKPLVIKFINEKLLKTPAKMNELLIFFSMLAGLSSFGFWGIVLGPAIVTLLSATLRVYAMLKSSDLDSKAKE from the coding sequence ATGAATGATTTAAATTTTAAAAACAACCTAAATTCTCAAAGTCGGCATCCTACAAATCGTCTATTTTTTGGTTTTTTCATACTTTTTTTGCTTTGTTGGGTACTATTTTTATTTCAATCATATCTTCTTACTATTAGTATCGGAGTGCTTTTAGCAGTTGCTACTTCAAACATACAAAACGCATTTTTACGTTTTACAAACGGCAAAGCCGCACTTTCAGCCGCCATTACTACGCTATTTTTATGTACAGTATTTTTCTTGCCGCTCATATACGCCGTTATAGAGATAGTAAAAAACGCTGCGAATTTCGACATTAAAAGCATATCTCACACCATTGATTATATAAAAAATTTTGATTTGAAATTGCCTCAAGCTCTCTCATTTTTAGAGCCTAAAATAAAAGAATTGATAGCCGGTATCGATCTGCCCACTTTGATTAGAAAAGTTCTTAGCTATGCAAAAGGAAGTTTGGAAAAAAGTGCTAATTTTCTTATAGATATCAGCTTTATCATGCTTTTTCTATTTTTTTCACACTTTTACGCAAACTTTTTTAAAAGCTATATCAAAAAAGTTTCTCCTATAGCAAAATACGAGTTAGAAGCCATATTTTCAGAAGTTGCAAATACCATGAGCGTTGTGTTTTACTCTACTATAGCAAATATGATTTTGCAAGGCTTTTTATTTGCTATTATAGCTAGTTTTTACGGTTTTGACGGACTGCTTTTTGGCGTACTGTTTGCATTTAGTTCGCTTATTCCCGTAGTAGGAGGCGCTTTAGTTTATATTCCTCTTAGCGTGTTTGAGTTTTCTCTTGGAGACACTAAAGCGGCTATAATAATTTTAGTATATTCCATTGTTGTTATATCCACTTTAGCAGATAACTTCGTAAAGCCGCTTGTTATTAAATTTATAAATGAAAAGCTTCTTAAAACACCGGCCAAAATGAATGAATTATTAATATTTTTCTCTATGTTGGCAGGTCTTTCGAGTTTTGGATTTTGGGGAATTGTTCTTGGACCGGCTATAGTTACTCTTTTATCGGCAACGCTTAGAGTTTATGCTATGTTAAAAAGCAGCGACTTAGACTCAAAGGCAAAAGAGTGA
- a CDS encoding autotransporter outer membrane beta-barrel domain-containing protein yields MKIQIPITTIVGAKITLSTLLLCIPISSVAELNVNNNGNAISKGQGNTYKPTDQSNNNVTISGNEQQGAEIYGGYSDSEETKSNTINVDPGTFIGNRYPNSQKNGGKVIGGKGISSSNNKVEIKSSNTNSVTTIAGGMKNAELIGGYATTSESKNNTVLIDNKTVFYGGYEQGYIAQHLKSNIYGGQSKSTATSNKVEIKKDIELTATSDNQHQFKIAGGFVEAPNKNNGKAISSNNSVIITDAKLTAGLRFGNKLQHHTHIIGGEASVFWNFDYGSAEAIGNMVNLTNVTIATHSSLKNPIIDIFGGLSKDATTDNVVTIKGNTKINWDGSGSASSTKIYIKGGDGYHQSNRNKVYIQDNSKIKAVEIIGGGSSQVASENLVIISGGTINVPIIGGGSATNATNNQVTISGGKVTSSTIYGGNANKSANENKVTITEGTANIADIYGGKSISNNSIANKNSITISGGTLQVTNIYGGHSAKDANENSIQISNGGNINNIVGGHAQDHTNLNTINITGGTIQSVTGGNSGVVASQNYVNVSGGVVENYIIGGKSYSGSATKNSVIVSTDTSAIIIGGQGTNANAIENSVTISGGKVTNSIYGGKSTNGNANKNSVTISGDNTSITDKIYGGEGISASENRIEISNGKISGEIYGGYGTTVSKNSVTISGGTVTSNIYGGKSLNGNSTENSVNISNGTITGNIYGGYAKVASKNVVAISGGTIVGNIYGGYSSGGGSSTGNKIIISGSPDLSNATLYGADGKIAAPPPIEQNLAPKRVRRALADPADIQPLNDPPSDYKSGNTLATQDSLNLKIKSIKNFSNLNLNIPRDMTTNDYILILGEDMDLSDLIITPQFNANNLNLNEGDTITLIGGFDDAKITGGDDANSIIPIPIPAPQPVPVIPAPIPVIPAPIPVIPVPIPVIPAPVVPIVTPIIDPVIPAPIIPAPVVLVSEPKKTLFGVSQIITYTSVGNSKFVLGKKEPNPGMKSFLESGVASIVSTNQAGDLASNEGIKNMVSQASSSNSFAALSNGRFRYKTGSHIDINGFSLIVGVSKEIESFTYGIFMEAGNANYNSYNDFAPNSIPNTNSIKGSGDTNYFGIGVLLNTKLANNFYLDGSLRGGKVKSNYVSNDFNGVASFDMGRNYFGGHIGLGRIFNINDINIIDLYSKILYSEQGSKAVYIRDEGFEFDTAKSIRLSLGARYNYELNDSTNLYGGAAYEREFDGKQKTYSIVANANIDAPGASGDSAMLEIGASITPTNYKAFNANFNLQLFTGVKSGISGGLKARYKF; encoded by the coding sequence ATGAAAATTCAGATTCCAATCACAACCATTGTCGGTGCAAAGATTACCTTATCAACACTGTTGTTATGCATACCTATTTCTTCCGTAGCCGAGCTTAATGTAAATAATAATGGGAATGCGATATCCAAAGGACAAGGTAATACATATAAACCAACAGATCAATCCAATAATAATGTCACGATTTCAGGAAATGAGCAACAAGGAGCAGAAATATATGGTGGGTATAGTGATAGTGAGGAAACTAAATCAAATACTATTAATGTAGATCCCGGTACTTTTATAGGCAATCGTTATCCGAACAGTCAAAAAAACGGTGGAAAAGTTATAGGTGGTAAAGGCATCTCCTCATCAAATAACAAAGTTGAGATAAAAAGTAGCAATACTAATTCCGTTACTACAATTGCTGGTGGAATGAAAAATGCAGAGCTTATAGGAGGATATGCTACGACAAGCGAGTCTAAGAACAATACGGTATTAATAGATAATAAAACCGTATTTTATGGAGGATATGAACAAGGGTATATAGCCCAGCATTTAAAAAGCAATATTTATGGAGGACAGTCTAAAAGTACTGCTACTAGTAATAAGGTAGAGATAAAAAAAGATATAGAATTAACTGCTACAAGTGATAATCAGCATCAATTTAAAATAGCAGGAGGATTTGTTGAAGCACCAAATAAAAACAATGGAAAAGCAATATCATCAAACAATAGCGTAATTATAACGGATGCTAAATTAACTGCCGGGCTTCGATTTGGTAATAAATTGCAACATCACACCCATATCATAGGAGGCGAGGCAAGCGTATTTTGGAACTTTGATTATGGTAGCGCTGAAGCGATCGGCAATATGGTAAATTTAACAAACGTTACTATAGCAACACATTCTAGTCTTAAGAATCCGATCATTGATATCTTTGGAGGTTTAAGCAAAGATGCCACAACAGATAATGTCGTCACTATAAAAGGCAACACAAAGATAAATTGGGATGGAAGCGGTTCGGCATCAAGTACAAAAATATATATCAAAGGGGGCGACGGTTATCATCAGTCTAATAGAAACAAAGTATATATACAAGACAATAGCAAAATAAAAGCCGTAGAAATCATAGGTGGCGGAAGCTCTCAAGTCGCTTCTGAAAATTTAGTTATTATATCTGGAGGCACTATCAACGTTCCTATTATAGGCGGCGGAAGTGCTACTAATGCAACAAATAACCAAGTTACAATATCTGGTGGAAAGGTTACTTCTAGCACAATCTATGGTGGTAATGCAAATAAATCTGCTAACGAGAATAAAGTAACTATCACAGAAGGTACGGCCAATATTGCAGATATCTATGGAGGAAAATCTATAAGCAATAATAGTATAGCTAATAAAAACTCGATCACAATCTCTGGTGGAACATTGCAAGTTACTAATATCTACGGAGGTCATTCAGCTAAAGACGCTAATGAAAATTCAATTCAAATCTCTAACGGGGGCAATATAAACAATATTGTAGGCGGTCATGCTCAAGACCATACCAACTTAAATACGATTAATATTACCGGCGGTACTATCCAAAGCGTTACTGGTGGAAACTCTGGTGTTGTTGCATCTCAAAACTACGTAAATGTATCTGGCGGAGTAGTTGAAAATTATATTATCGGAGGTAAGTCATATAGCGGTTCTGCAACCAAGAATTCCGTAATAGTATCTACAGATACTTCTGCTATCATTATAGGCGGACAAGGCACAAATGCAAATGCTATTGAAAACTCAGTTACAATATCTGGTGGAAAGGTTACTAATAGTATATACGGCGGTAAATCCACAAACGGCAATGCCAATAAAAACTCGGTTACTATATCTGGAGATAACACTTCAATTACCGATAAAATCTATGGCGGTGAAGGTATAAGTGCATCTGAAAATAGAATAGAAATCTCTAACGGAAAAATATCGGGAGAAATTTACGGTGGATATGGAACAACGGTATCTAAAAACTCAGTTACGATATCTGGCGGAACAGTTACTAGTAATATATACGGCGGTAAATCACTAAATGGTAATTCTACTGAAAACTCGGTTAATATATCTAATGGAACAATCACGGGAAATATTTATGGAGGATACGCAAAAGTAGCTTCTAAGAATGTAGTAGCAATATCGGGCGGAACAATAGTAGGAAATATTTATGGAGGATATAGCAGTGGCGGCGGTAGTTCTACTGGAAATAAAATCATCATCTCAGGTAGTCCGGATCTATCAAATGCTACTTTATACGGCGCCGATGGGAAGATAGCTGCACCCCCCCCCATAGAGCAAAATTTAGCACCCAAAAGAGTTAGGAGGGCACTTGCAGATCCGGCAGATATCCAACCTTTAAATGATCCTCCTTCTGATTATAAATCAGGAAACACTCTAGCTACTCAAGATTCATTAAATTTAAAAATAAAATCTATAAAAAACTTTTCAAATTTAAATCTGAATATTCCAAGAGATATGACTACAAATGATTATATATTAATTTTAGGTGAAGATATGGATTTAAGCGACTTAATAATCACACCTCAATTTAACGCAAATAATCTAAATTTAAATGAAGGAGATACAATAACTCTTATAGGAGGGTTTGATGATGCAAAGATAACAGGTGGAGATGATGCAAACTCTATTATTCCTATTCCTATTCCAGCCCCTCAGCCTGTTCCTGTTATTCCTGCTCCCATTCCAGTAATTCCTGCTCCCATTCCAGTAATTCCTGTTCCCATTCCAGTAATTCCTGCTCCGGTAGTTCCTATTGTTACTCCAATTATAGATCCTGTTATTCCTGCTCCCATTATTCCTGCTCCGGTAGTTCTTGTTAGCGAACCTAAAAAGACTCTATTTGGAGTTTCTCAAATCATTACTTATACTTCAGTCGGTAATAGTAAGTTTGTATTAGGAAAAAAAGAGCCAAATCCAGGAATGAAATCTTTCTTAGAATCAGGCGTTGCATCTATAGTATCTACAAATCAAGCAGGTGATCTAGCATCAAATGAAGGTATAAAAAATATGGTTAGTCAAGCTAGCAGTTCAAACTCATTTGCCGCACTTAGCAATGGTCGCTTTCGTTATAAAACGGGATCTCATATAGATATAAATGGTTTCTCGCTTATAGTTGGTGTTTCTAAAGAGATAGAGTCTTTTACGTACGGTATATTTATGGAAGCAGGAAATGCAAATTATAATAGCTATAACGACTTTGCTCCTAATAGTATTCCAAATACCAATAGCATAAAAGGAAGCGGTGATACTAATTACTTTGGTATCGGAGTTTTACTAAATACTAAATTAGCAAATAACTTCTATTTAGATGGATCGCTTAGAGGAGGTAAAGTAAAAAGTAATTATGTTAGTAACGACTTTAATGGGGTAGCGTCATTTGATATGGGTAGAAACTACTTTGGAGGACATATAGGGCTTGGCAGGATTTTTAATATAAATGATATAAATATTATTGATTTATACTCAAAGATTCTTTATTCCGAGCAAGGAAGCAAAGCAGTGTATATAAGAGATGAAGGGTTTGAGTTTGATACTGCTAAGTCTATAAGACTAAGTTTAGGCGCTAGATATAACTATGAGTTAAACGACAGTACTAATCTATATGGCGGAGCTGCTTATGAGAGAGAATTTGACGGCAAACAAAAAACATATAGCATAGTAGCAAATGCAAATATAGATGCTCCCGGAGCTTCCGGAGATAGTGCTATGCTTGAGATCGGAGCTAGTATAACTCCTACAAACTATAAAGCGTTCAATGCAAATTTTAATTTACAGCTATTTACCGGAGTAAAAAGCGGTATCTCGGGCGGCTTAAAAGCTCGATATAAATTTTAA
- a CDS encoding MlaE family ABC transporter permease, with the protein MKKYNFTLDNAVLKLDGEFDYTMDKKSLKELRSLKVDTLDLKNLIRIDYSAATFFAKHYNCPKLINSNDKFDKIFALVSDKYILNLQIIKFKKSNLIEQIGKNIINLKNELVSFCIFLGEFLFNLTKSLLNPFTVRFKELSNHFYSAGISAVFIVCLTSFLIGIVLAYQGATMLENFGASIYVVDIMGIMTLREVGPLIAAIVVAGRSASSYTAQIGVMKITDELEAMKTMGFEPFRFIVMPRVLALILAMPFIVFLANAVSIFGQMMVCNWYLDLSFSDYLERFRSSIALRHFWVGLFKAPFFGAVIALIGCKRGFEVSGSTNSVGELTTRSVVNAIFWIIALDAIFSIIYTELKI; encoded by the coding sequence GTGAAAAAGTACAACTTTACTTTAGATAATGCGGTTTTAAAACTAGATGGGGAATTTGATTATACTATGGATAAAAAGAGCTTAAAAGAGCTTAGAAGTCTCAAAGTAGACACTCTAGATCTGAAAAATCTAATCCGCATAGACTATAGCGCTGCTACTTTTTTTGCTAAACACTACAACTGTCCAAAACTCATTAACTCAAACGATAAATTCGATAAAATATTCGCTCTAGTAAGCGACAAATATATTTTAAATCTACAAATTATTAAATTTAAAAAATCAAATTTAATCGAGCAAATAGGCAAAAACATCATAAATTTAAAAAACGAACTAGTCTCTTTTTGCATATTTCTAGGTGAGTTTTTATTTAATCTTACAAAATCATTATTAAACCCGTTTACCGTAAGATTTAAAGAGCTTTCAAACCACTTTTATAGTGCAGGGATAAGTGCTGTTTTCATAGTCTGTCTTACTAGCTTTCTTATTGGTATCGTGCTTGCTTATCAAGGCGCAACAATGCTTGAAAACTTCGGCGCTAGTATATACGTGGTTGATATAATGGGTATTATGACGCTTCGTGAAGTAGGACCTCTTATAGCAGCTATCGTAGTAGCTGGACGATCAGCTTCTAGTTACACGGCTCAGATCGGAGTTATGAAAATAACAGATGAGTTAGAAGCCATGAAAACTATGGGTTTTGAGCCGTTTAGATTTATCGTTATGCCGCGTGTTTTGGCTCTTATTTTGGCTATGCCTTTTATAGTATTTTTAGCAAACGCGGTAAGTATTTTTGGACAAATGATGGTTTGTAATTGGTATCTTGATCTTAGTTTTTCAGACTATTTAGAAAGATTTAGATCTAGTATCGCTCTTAGGCATTTTTGGGTGGGATTATTTAAAGCTCCGTTTTTTGGAGCGGTTATAGCTCTGATAGGATGCAAAAGAGGATTCGAGGTTAGCGGAAGCACAAACAGCGTAGGTGAGCTTACTACAAGAAGCGTGGTAAATGCGATATTTTGGATTATTGCTTTAGATGCTATTTTTTCTATTATATATACGGAGCTAAAAATTTGA
- a CDS encoding ABC transporter ATP-binding protein: MIKAIDLCTAYGERIMHDHVSFQINDGEIYGLLGGSGSGKTTLLKTLIYLKEPTSGDIFWDNQNLWQANLQTRDELRLKMGVMFQFGALYSGMNVLDNIGILLKEYSDYDEQDINEIAKMWLIKVGLSKEAMSLYPSELSGGMKKRVALARSLALSPKVLFLDEPNSGLDPMSSRALDKLICTIRDSLGITVVMVTHDIDSIFGILDRFLIIDNHKIAYEGDLKGALEYKENPLRELFTMRSLNGK, encoded by the coding sequence TTGATAAAAGCTATAGATTTATGCACTGCTTATGGAGAAAGAATTATGCACGATCATGTTAGCTTTCAGATAAATGATGGCGAAATTTACGGACTTTTAGGCGGTAGCGGTAGCGGTAAAACAACGCTTTTAAAAACTCTTATCTATCTGAAAGAACCTACTAGCGGGGATATTTTTTGGGATAATCAAAACCTTTGGCAAGCAAATTTACAAACCAGAGATGAGCTTAGACTGAAAATGGGCGTTATGTTTCAGTTCGGCGCACTTTACAGCGGTATGAACGTACTTGATAACATCGGTATATTGCTAAAAGAATATAGCGATTATGACGAGCAAGATATCAATGAAATAGCCAAAATGTGGCTCATAAAAGTAGGTCTTTCAAAAGAAGCTATGAGCTTGTATCCAAGCGAGCTTAGCGGTGGAATGAAAAAGCGCGTAGCCTTAGCTCGTTCCCTTGCTCTAAGCCCAAAAGTACTATTTTTAGATGAGCCGAACTCTGGTCTTGATCCTATGAGCTCAAGAGCGCTTGATAAGCTTATATGCACCATTAGAGATAGTTTAGGGATTACTGTCGTAATGGTTACTCACGATATAGATTCTATATTTGGCATTTTAGATAGATTTCTTATAATAGACAATCACAAAATCGCTTATGAGGGCGATTTAAAAGGTGCTTTAGAATACAAAGAAAATCCACTTAGGGAATTATTTACTATGAGGAGTTTAAATGGAAAATAA
- the panB gene encoding 3-methyl-2-oxobutanoate hydroxymethyltransferase, producing MKKVTINDLFMMKNREKIVMITAYDALFAGLFDDYVDMILVGDSLNMSFGGKNETIGLSVDDMIYHTKAVQNGAKKAFLVVDMPFGSACTPQIALKNAIKIYKKTGCDAVKIEGTKEMADTIKLLSQNGIIVMSHIGLKPQMSRFEGGYKIKGKDELSAKSILEDAIVLESAGASLFLLEGIVSSVASEISQKLKVPTIGIGSGASCDGQVLVWSDAFGFFDEFKPKFVKRYLEGATLIKNALKEYADEVKNSKFPSSQYEYTK from the coding sequence TTGAAAAAAGTAACCATAAACGATCTGTTTATGATGAAAAACAGAGAAAAGATTGTTATGATAACTGCTTATGATGCTCTGTTTGCAGGGCTTTTTGATGATTATGTGGATATGATTTTGGTCGGCGATAGTTTAAATATGAGTTTTGGTGGTAAAAATGAAACTATAGGACTAAGCGTTGATGATATGATCTATCATACGAAAGCTGTGCAAAATGGTGCTAAAAAAGCATTTTTAGTTGTAGATATGCCCTTTGGCTCGGCTTGCACGCCGCAAATAGCACTAAAAAATGCTATAAAAATCTATAAAAAAACAGGCTGTGACGCTGTAAAAATAGAAGGCACGAAAGAGATGGCGGACACCATCAAACTTCTTAGCCAAAATGGCATAATTGTTATGTCTCACATCGGTTTAAAACCTCAAATGTCACGTTTTGAAGGTGGATACAAGATAAAAGGCAAAGACGAGCTAAGCGCAAAAAGCATATTAGAAGACGCTATCGTTTTGGAGTCTGCGGGAGCTAGCTTGTTTTTGCTAGAAGGAATCGTAAGTAGTGTTGCGAGCGAAATTTCTCAAAAATTAAAAGTGCCGACTATAGGAATAGGAAGCGGTGCTTCTTGTGATGGACAAGTTTTGGTATGGAGCGATGCGTTTGGCTTTTTTGATGAATTTAAACCAAAATTTGTAAAAAGGTATTTAGAAGGTGCGACTCTTATAAAAAATGCTCTAAAAGAGTATGCGGACGAAGTAAAAAATAGCAAATTCCCAAGTAGTCAGTATGAATATACCAAATGA
- the ruvB gene encoding Holliday junction branch migration DNA helicase RuvB produces MDRIVEIEKVSFESEYEVTLRPLTFEEYIGQEKIKSNLKVFIKAAKKRLESLDHVLFYGPPGLGKTTLAHIIANEMGANIKISSAPMIEKSGDLAAILTNLEEGDVLFIDEIHRLSPAIEEVLYSAMEDFRLDIIIGSGPAAQTIKIDIPKFTLIGATTRAGMISAPLRDRFGMQFRLQFYTDNELARIISIAASKLGKNSTKEASLEIAKRSRGTPRIALRLLKRIRDFAEVSDENSISKDRAKSSLDSLGVNDLGFDEMDLKYLDILVGSKRALGLSTIAAALSEDEGTVEDVIEPYLLSNGYIERTAKGRILSFKSYSVFGITPPMHITEEKQNKGLFNE; encoded by the coding sequence TTGGATAGGATAGTCGAGATAGAAAAAGTCAGCTTTGAAAGCGAATATGAAGTAACTTTAAGACCATTGACTTTTGAAGAGTATATAGGTCAAGAAAAAATCAAATCAAATTTAAAAGTATTCATAAAAGCCGCTAAAAAGCGCCTTGAAAGCTTAGATCACGTACTATTTTATGGGCCTCCTGGACTTGGAAAGACTACTCTTGCTCATATTATAGCAAACGAAATGGGAGCAAATATCAAGATCAGCTCCGCTCCGATGATAGAAAAAAGCGGAGATTTGGCTGCTATCCTCACGAATTTAGAAGAAGGCGATGTGCTATTTATCGATGAAATTCACCGCTTAAGTCCTGCCATAGAAGAGGTGTTATACTCTGCTATGGAAGATTTCAGACTTGATATCATTATAGGTTCTGGACCTGCAGCTCAAACTATAAAAATTGATATTCCTAAATTTACTCTTATAGGAGCCACTACAAGAGCAGGCATGATCTCGGCTCCTCTTAGAGATAGATTTGGTATGCAGTTTAGGCTGCAATTTTACACCGATAACGAATTAGCTCGTATTATCTCTATAGCTGCTTCTAAACTAGGTAAAAATAGCACTAAAGAAGCTAGCTTAGAGATAGCAAAACGCAGCCGTGGAACCCCTCGTATAGCTTTAAGACTACTTAAACGTATTAGGGATTTTGCTGAAGTCAGTGATGAAAACAGTATCAGCAAAGATAGGGCTAAAAGTTCTCTTGATAGTCTTGGAGTAAATGATCTTGGTTTTGATGAGATGGATTTAAAGTATTTAGATATATTAGTAGGGTCTAAAAGAGCTCTTGGCCTTTCAACTATAGCTGCTGCTTTGAGCGAGGATGAGGGCACCGTAGAAGATGTTATAGAGCCTTATTTGTTATCAAACGGATATATAGAAAGAACCGCAAAAGGTCGTATACTAAGCTTTAAAAGCTATAGCGTTTTTGGTATAACTCCGCCTATGCATATAACCGAAGAAAAACAAAATAAAGGTCTGTTCAATGAATGA